In one window of Erinaceus europaeus chromosome 17, mEriEur2.1, whole genome shotgun sequence DNA:
- the LOC103110429 gene encoding LOW QUALITY PROTEIN: olfactory receptor 5AN6-like (The sequence of the model RefSeq protein was modified relative to this genomic sequence to represent the inferred CDS: inserted 2 bases in 1 codon; deleted 1 base in 1 codon), with translation MTGGRNDTMVTKFILLGFADFPKLKVVLFTIFLETYLLNATWNLSLIILIKMDAYLHTPMYFFLSNLSFLDVCYVTSTAPKMLSDFFSKQNSISYXGYTMQYFFFSSLGLSECCLLAVMAYNRYATIDNPLLYTAIMSPTLCVQIVVGAYITGIFGALIQLCFLLQIDFCGPSVINHLFCDLPQLLVLSCSETFFLQVMKFVIAVIFGVMSVLIIMISYGYIVSTILKIRSAEGRSKAFNTCASHLTAVTLFFGSGLFVYMQPSTNKSLFYDKMASVFYTMVFPMLNPLIYSLYKEIKDALKRCKKKREFACCHH, from the exons ATGACTGGAGGAAGGAACGATACTATGGTCACTAAATTCATCCTTTTAGGATTCGCAGACTTCCCCAAGCTCAAGGTTGTTCTCTTTACCATATTCTTGGAAACTTATCTCTTGAATGCAACCTGGAACCTGAGCCTCATCATCTTGATTAAGATGGACGCATACCTACATACACCTATGTATTTCTTCCTCAGCAACTTGTCCTTCTTGGATGTCTGCTATGTGACCTCTACAGCC CCCAAAATGCTCTCAGACTTCTTCAGCAAGCAAAACTCCATCTCCTA GGGATACACCATGCAATACTTCTTCTTCTCTAGCCTGGGTTTGTCTGAGTGTTGTCTCCTGGCCGTCATGGCTTATAATCGCTATGCCACCATTGACAATCCCTTGCTCTACACAGCCATCATGTCCCCCACCCTCTGTGTGCAGATTGTTGTTGGAGCCTATATCACTGGTATCTTTGGGGCTTTGATCCAACTGTGTTTTTTACTCCAGATTGATTTTTGTGGACCTAGTGTGATCAACCATTTATTCTGTGACCTTCCTCAACTATTAGTCCTATCCTGTTCTGAAACTTTTTTCCTACAAGTCATGAAGTTTGTGATAGCAGTGATCTTTGGTGTGATGTCCGTGTTGATTATCATGATATCTTACGGTTATATCGTGTCTACCATCCTGAAGATCAGATCAGCAGAAGGCAGGTCCAAGGCTTTCAATACCTGTGCTTCTCACCTGACAGCAGTCACCTTGTTCTTTGGATCAGGACTCTTTGTCTATATGCAGCCTAGCACAAATAAATCTCTGTTCTATGACAAGATGGCATCTGTATTCTATACAATGGTGTTCCCCATGTTAAATCCTTTGATTTACAGTCTTTACAAGGAAATCAAAGATGCCCTAAAAAGGTGTAAGAAGAAGAGAGAATTTGCCTGCTGTCACCACTAA
- the LOC103110319 gene encoding olfactory receptor 5AN6-like — protein sequence MSEWKNHTTITKFILLGFSEFPKFTIVLFSIFLGIYLMTVSWNVGLITLIRMDSHLHTPMYFFLCNLSFLDICYVSIISPRMLSDFFKNQKSISFMECTMQYFFFSSLGLSECCLLAAMAYDRYAAICNPLLYTAIMSPTLCVQMVAGSCLSGFFGSFIQLCALLQLHFCGPNVINHFFCDLPQLLMLSCSDTFLLKVMTSVLTVIFGFASVLAIIISYGYIVSTILSITSSEGRSKTFNTCASHLTAVTLFFGSGIFVYMYPNSGDSLSQNKLVSVLYTTIIPMLNPLIYSLRNKEIKDALHRWKKRFFSCCY from the coding sequence ATGTCTGAGTGGAAAAATCATACAACAATTACAAAGTTCATTCTCTTGGGATTCTCTGAATTTCCAAAGTTCACCATTGTCCTTTTTTCAATATTCCTAGGGATCTACCTTATGACAGTATCCTGGAACGTGGGTCTCATCACCCTCATCAGGATGGATTCCCACCTACACACACCTATGTATTTTTTCCTCTGTAATCTGTCATTTCTAGACATCTGTTATGTTTCCATAATATCTCCCAGGATGCTCTCAGACTTCTTTAAGAACCAAAAATCCATCTCCTTTATGGAATGCACCATGCAATACTTCTTCTTCTCTAGCCTGGGTTTGTCTGAGTGTTGTCTCCTGGCCGCCATGGCTTATGATCGCTATGCCGCCATTTGCAATCCCTTGCTCTACACAGCCATCATGTCCCCCACCCTCTGTGTGCAGATGGTAGCAGGATCTTGTCTAAGTGGTTTCTTTGGCTCATTTATCCAACTATGTGCCTTACTTCAGCTCCATTTCTGTGGACCAAATGTTATCAACCATTTCTTCTGTGATCTTCCCCAACTTCTGATGTTATCCTGTTCTGACACATTTTTATTGAAAGTTATGACTTCTGTGCTTACAGTGATCTTTGGGTTTGCATCTGTCTTGGCTATCATTATATCCTATGGTTATATTGTTTCCACCATTCTGAGTATCACTTCTTCTGAAGGCAGGTCCAAAACTTTCAACACCTGTGCTTCTCACCTGACAGCAGTGACCCTCTTTTTTGGCTCAGGTATCTTTGTTTATATGTATCCTAACTCTGGTGATTCCCTCAGTCAGAACAAACTGGTATCAGTCTTATATACTACTATAATACCCATGCTAAATCCATTGATCTATAGTCTGAGAAACAAGGAAATCAAAGATGCCCTACACAGATGGAAGAAGAGATTCTTTTCCTGCTGTTATTAA